A genomic segment from Gossypium hirsutum isolate 1008001.06 chromosome D04, Gossypium_hirsutum_v2.1, whole genome shotgun sequence encodes:
- the LOC107899214 gene encoding 54S ribosomal protein L17, mitochondrial isoform X2 — translation MSKSRGKGDYQIDNVPAPRITEADKTIDRKSLQRALDRRLYLLPYGNSNAAPSGKPVWHFPEKVYDSEETLRKCAESALAFVLGDLSHTYFVGNAPMGHMVIRQMENVPEPFKRYFFKSQVIDTNKFDIQKCEDFVWVTKDELLEYFPEQAEFFKKLIIS, via the exons ATGTCTAAATCTAG GGGAAAAGGTGATTACCAAATTGACAACGTTCCAGCTCCAAGGATCACTGAAGCTGACAAAACGATTGACAGAAA GTCATTGCAGAGAGCACTTGATAGAAGATTGTATCTTCTTCCATATGGTAACAGTAATGCAGCTCCTAGCGGGAAACCTGTGTGGCATTTTCCAGAAAAAGTTTATGATTCAGAGGAGACGTTGCGCAAG TGTGCAGAGTCTGCCTTAGCATTCGTACTCGGAGACCTCTCTCACACTTATTTTGTCGGAAATGCTCCCATGGGGCACATGGTTATACGGCAGATGGAGAATGTGCCTGAACCATTTAAG CGATATTTTTTCAAGTCTCAAGTGATTGATACCAACAAGTTCGATATCCAGAAGTGCGAGGATTTCGTTTGGGTGACCAAAGATGAACTCTTGGAGTATTTTCCTGAACAAGCTGAATTTTTTAAGAAGTTGATTATCAGCTGA
- the LOC107899214 gene encoding uncharacterized protein isoform X1, producing the protein MHRSLVRPFMGVRGFSSTSKKIVASVLFERLPVVIPKLDPVVYAFKSFPFDGGSSIDTNILMNSWTCLNLGEKVITKLTTFQLQGSLKLTKRLTESHCREHLIEDCIFFHMVTVMQLLAGNLCGIFQKKFMIQRRRCARVCLSIRTRRPLSHLFCRKCSHGAHGYTADGECA; encoded by the exons ATGCACAGATCGTTGGTTCGGCCATTCATGGGGGTGCGTGGGTTTTCCTCAACCTCCAAGAAAATTGTGGCGTCGGTATTGTTCGAGAGATTACCTGTCGTTATTCCCAAATTGGATCCTGTGGTTTATGCATTCAAGAGTTTTC CTTTCGATGGAGGCAGCAGTATTGACACAAATATCCTTATGAATTCTTGGACATGTCTAAATCTAG GGGAAAAGGTGATTACCAAATTGACAACGTTCCAGCTCCAAGGATCACTGAAGCTGACAAAACGATTGACAGAAA GTCATTGCAGAGAGCACTTGATAGAAGATTGTATCTTCTTCCATATGGTAACAGTAATGCAGCTCCTAGCGGGAAACCTGTGTGGCATTTTCCAGAAAAAGTTTATGATTCAGAGGAGACGTTGCGCAAG AGTCTGCCTTAGCATTCGTACTCGGAGACCTCTCTCACACTTATTTTGTCGGAAATGCTCCCATGGGGCACATGGTTATACGGCAGATGGAGAATGTGCCTGA